The Kribbella sp. NBC_00662 nucleotide sequence GGCCGCTCGCCGATGCGGCCTATCGCCTGGACGCCGCCAGTACTCCGCTGCCGGCGGGAGCCTGATGCGAGTCGTGCTCGGCCAGTTCCACGAGCCGACCGAGGAGCTGCTCCTGTTCGCGCGCCAACTGGGCCTGTCCGGCGTTCAGGTCAACACGCCGTGGCTGCCGGGCGAGCGACGCTGGGAGCTCCGTGAACTGATCGCGTTGCGGAGGCAGGTCGAGCGGGGCGGACTCACGCTCGAAGCGATCGAGAACATCCCGCAGTCGTTCTACCAGCGGGCGATGCTCGGGCTTCCCGGGCGCGACGAGGAACTCGAGAACGTCCGCCGAACGATCTCGAATGTCGGCAGGGCCGGGATCGGCATACTTGGATACCACTTCTGCCCTCTCGGCGTGGTCCGCACCGGTATGGACGGTCGCGGCCGCGGCGGTGCGGAAGTCACCTCGTTCGATCTCGGTACGGCGGTGGACCCGGCCTTCGCCGGTCGGTTATTGGTTGCCCGGCGCAACGCTCCACGCAGTGAGGCGGGGCGGCTCGGCAAGGACGACTTCGCCGCCGGTGGATACCCCGACCTCGGGGTGGAGGTCTCCGAGGAGCAGATGTGGGACAACTACCGCTACTTCCTCGAGGCGGTCCTACCAGCGGCCGAGGAGGCCGGCGTACGGCTGGCGATCCATCCCGACGACCCACCGGTGCCGACGCTCGGCGGTATCGCCCGCATCATCCGCAGTGTGGATGCGCTGGCCCGCGCGGCGGAGCTGGTGCCCAGCCGGGCATGGGCCGTCGAGCTCTGCCTCGGCACGGTTTCGGAGATGGGCGGCGAGAGCGCCGTACTCGAGGCCATCCAGCGGTTCGGGCCACGCGACCAGATCGCCTACGTTCATCTGCGGGACGTCCGCGGCACCGTGCCGACATTCGAGGAGAGCTTCCTCGGCGAGGGCAACTACGACCCGCTCCGGGTGATCCGGGCGCTGCGGGAGTCCGGTTTCGACGGTTTCATTCTCGATGACCACACGCCTCGCCTGGTCGGCGACAGCGAGTGGGGACACCGGGGCCGTGCCCATGCCGTCGGCTACATCCAAGCGTTGATCCATGCGACCGAGGCCGCGACGCAGGCATCCACGGAGGCGGACGCCGGACTTGCGACAGCCTGACCGAGCGTCTGACCGGCAGCCTGAGCGAGCGTCCGAGCGGCCGCGGTCAGCGACCG carries:
- a CDS encoding mannonate dehydratase, which translates into the protein MRVVLGQFHEPTEELLLFARQLGLSGVQVNTPWLPGERRWELRELIALRRQVERGGLTLEAIENIPQSFYQRAMLGLPGRDEELENVRRTISNVGRAGIGILGYHFCPLGVVRTGMDGRGRGGAEVTSFDLGTAVDPAFAGRLLVARRNAPRSEAGRLGKDDFAAGGYPDLGVEVSEEQMWDNYRYFLEAVLPAAEEAGVRLAIHPDDPPVPTLGGIARIIRSVDALARAAELVPSRAWAVELCLGTVSEMGGESAVLEAIQRFGPRDQIAYVHLRDVRGTVPTFEESFLGEGNYDPLRVIRALRESGFDGFILDDHTPRLVGDSEWGHRGRAHAVGYIQALIHATEAATQASTEADAGLATA